The following coding sequences are from one Granulicella sp. L56 window:
- the manD gene encoding D-mannonate dehydratase ManD — protein MKIIAARLIVCSPDRNFVTLKIETDEGIYGLGDATLNGRELAVASYLSEHVLPCLIGRDPFQIEDIWQYLYRGAYWRRGPVTMASIAAVDVALWDIKGKALNTPVYNLLGGKSRNGVLVYTHANGGDIAETLDSVRKHMDEGYLAVRAQSGVPGVAGSYGVPKGGKSYEPAERGLPSESLWSTEKYLNFVPSLFEKLRVELGADVHLLHDVHHRLTPIEAARLGKALEPYHLFWMEDPCPAELQEGFELIRRHTTTPIATGEVFNSVWDAHDLIRRQWIDYIRMAIVHGGGITHVKKTADFAALYQVRTGCHGATDLSPVTMAAALHLGLAIHNFGIQEHMHHSALTDEVFPHQYTFDAGYMYPGDAPGLGVDIDEGLAAKYPYQRAYLPIARKLDGTLTDW, from the coding sequence ATGAAAATTATCGCCGCCCGTCTGATTGTCTGCTCTCCTGACCGCAACTTTGTCACCCTCAAGATTGAAACCGACGAGGGGATTTATGGACTCGGCGATGCTACGCTGAATGGCCGTGAACTGGCTGTTGCGAGCTATCTCTCCGAGCACGTTCTTCCATGCTTGATTGGCCGCGATCCATTTCAGATTGAAGACATCTGGCAGTATCTCTATCGCGGAGCGTACTGGCGTCGCGGTCCTGTCACCATGGCTTCGATCGCTGCGGTTGACGTTGCCCTGTGGGACATCAAAGGCAAGGCACTCAACACCCCTGTCTATAACCTGCTTGGCGGGAAGAGCCGCAACGGCGTGCTGGTCTACACTCACGCCAACGGTGGCGATATTGCGGAGACACTTGATTCTGTTCGCAAGCATATGGATGAGGGCTATCTTGCGGTGCGGGCGCAGTCCGGCGTGCCGGGAGTTGCAGGCAGCTATGGCGTGCCTAAGGGTGGCAAGTCGTATGAGCCTGCAGAACGTGGGTTGCCTTCAGAGAGTCTTTGGTCCACCGAAAAGTATTTGAACTTTGTGCCATCGCTCTTTGAAAAGCTTCGCGTCGAGCTTGGTGCGGATGTGCATCTGCTTCATGACGTGCATCATCGGCTTACTCCCATTGAGGCGGCGCGTCTGGGGAAGGCGCTGGAGCCGTATCACCTCTTCTGGATGGAAGATCCATGTCCTGCTGAGTTGCAGGAAGGGTTTGAATTGATTCGCAGGCATACCACCACGCCGATTGCTACGGGCGAGGTCTTCAACTCAGTATGGGATGCGCATGATCTTATCCGCAGACAGTGGATCGATTACATCCGCATGGCCATTGTGCATGGTGGCGGAATCACTCACGTGAAAAAGACGGCGGATTTTGCAGCGCTCTATCAAGTGCGAACCGGCTGCCATGGAGCGACCGATCTTTCTCCGGTCACGATGGCGGCTGCCCTGCATCTTGGGCTTGCCATCCATAACTTCGGGATTCAGGAGCACATGCATCACAGTGCGCTTACCGATGAAGTGTTTCCGCATCAATATACGTTCGATGCTGGCTATATGTATCCGGGAGATGCGCCGGGGCTGGGAGTCGATATTGATGAAGGCCTTGCGGCGAAGTATCCGTACCAGCGAGCGTATCTTCCGATTGCTCGTAAGCTCGATGGCACGCTTACGGATTGGTAG
- a CDS encoding alpha-glucuronidase family glycosyl hydrolase, translating into MTLVVFLCLSAGLAQAETGAAGWLRYGRITEASVLRRDRSLPHQIVQVDTSSVGRSASGELASGLRSMLGGDLRVGSTLPDGDAFVLGTSRELHQLLPQWSESATLTAEGFAISKLDEHGYHLWIVAGGSPVGELYGVFHLLEQVGELHEIVPDAESPSAPIRWVNQWDNFDGSIERGYAGRSIFFDGGHVRGDLTRVSEYGRLLASVGLNGCTVNNVNSDLRTLQPEMLRELARIADALRPWGVRMSLSVDLSSPETVGHLSTFDPLDPQVIAWWQQKTVEIYKLIPDFSGFVVKADSEGRLGPSHYGRNPAQAANVLARALRPHHGVVLYRGFVYNQHLDWHDMKADRARAGYDNFRALDGKFEPNVVIQIKNGPIDFQVREPVSPLFAALQHTNQAIELQVTQEYTGQQRHMVFLVPMWKMALDTDMRAQNRSTLVKEIVEGKSFHQPLGGFVAVVNVGLDDNWLHHPMAMANLYGYGRLAWNPDLTTDQIIDSWTRLTFGNNPKVVSTIDDLQRNSWHVYEEYTGPLGLGTLTDIIGVHYGPGIESAERNGWGQWIRADHKGIGMDRTVATGTGYIGQYPPELAKVYESLATCPDELLLFMHHVSYDHVLHSGKTAIQHVYDSHYDGAATAATYASRWQTLHGLIDEDRYRRTLALFEYQAGHAVVWRDAVSEWFLHMSGIPDAKGRVGHYPNRIEAEAMQSDGYTTVEVTPWETASGGKAMVCDRTAACTLMAKLDKPAGIYDIAVQYFDIHPGSAQYEVLLNGRSLAHWTADNTLPPAVVDKKLDGHTSTRFTIPDVSLTPGDTLMLRGVPDGTEPAPVDYIEITKQ; encoded by the coding sequence GTGACTCTCGTTGTTTTCCTCTGTTTGAGTGCGGGGCTGGCGCAGGCGGAGACTGGGGCTGCGGGCTGGCTTCGGTATGGCCGCATTACAGAAGCCTCCGTGCTTCGACGTGACCGGTCGCTTCCACACCAGATCGTGCAGGTGGATACGTCTTCTGTGGGGAGAAGCGCATCCGGTGAACTGGCTAGTGGGTTGCGCAGCATGCTTGGCGGGGACCTTCGCGTGGGTTCGACTCTGCCCGATGGAGATGCTTTTGTGCTGGGCACGTCGAGGGAGTTGCATCAACTGCTGCCGCAATGGAGCGAGTCTGCAACGCTTACCGCGGAAGGTTTTGCGATTTCAAAGCTCGATGAGCATGGGTATCATCTGTGGATCGTGGCTGGCGGCAGTCCGGTCGGTGAGCTCTATGGGGTCTTTCATCTGCTGGAGCAGGTTGGCGAGCTGCATGAGATTGTGCCGGACGCCGAATCCCCGTCCGCGCCCATTCGGTGGGTGAACCAGTGGGACAATTTCGATGGCTCAATTGAGCGCGGCTATGCGGGGCGAAGCATCTTCTTCGATGGCGGCCATGTGCGGGGAGATCTGACACGCGTGTCGGAGTATGGACGGCTGCTGGCTTCGGTTGGCTTGAATGGATGTACCGTCAACAATGTGAACTCTGACCTGCGTACCTTGCAGCCGGAGATGCTGCGCGAGTTAGCTCGGATCGCCGACGCGCTGCGTCCGTGGGGCGTTCGCATGTCGCTCTCGGTAGATCTTTCCAGTCCTGAGACGGTCGGCCATCTTTCGACGTTCGATCCACTCGATCCACAGGTCATCGCGTGGTGGCAGCAGAAGACGGTTGAGATTTACAAGCTGATTCCGGACTTCAGTGGATTTGTTGTGAAGGCAGACTCTGAGGGACGGCTTGGTCCTTCGCACTATGGACGCAATCCTGCACAGGCTGCCAATGTTCTGGCGCGCGCGTTGCGGCCGCATCATGGTGTCGTTCTTTACCGTGGATTTGTCTACAACCAACATCTGGACTGGCATGACATGAAGGCAGACCGGGCACGCGCGGGTTATGACAACTTTCGCGCACTCGATGGAAAGTTTGAGCCGAATGTCGTGATCCAGATTAAAAATGGTCCGATTGATTTTCAGGTGCGGGAGCCGGTCTCTCCGCTCTTCGCCGCGCTGCAACATACGAATCAGGCGATCGAGTTACAGGTCACGCAGGAGTATACCGGTCAGCAACGGCACATGGTCTTTCTGGTGCCGATGTGGAAGATGGCGCTCGATACGGATATGCGGGCGCAGAATCGAAGCACTCTGGTCAAAGAGATCGTCGAGGGGAAGAGCTTTCATCAGCCACTGGGCGGCTTTGTCGCTGTCGTCAATGTTGGGTTGGACGATAACTGGCTGCATCATCCGATGGCCATGGCCAATCTCTATGGCTATGGCAGGCTTGCGTGGAATCCTGACCTCACGACCGACCAGATCATCGATAGCTGGACGCGGCTTACGTTTGGAAATAATCCGAAGGTGGTCTCAACGATCGATGATCTTCAACGAAATTCGTGGCATGTTTATGAGGAGTACACTGGCCCGCTTGGACTCGGCACGCTGACGGATATTATCGGTGTTCACTATGGGCCGGGTATTGAATCCGCGGAGCGGAATGGATGGGGGCAGTGGATTCGCGCGGATCATAAGGGCATCGGCATGGACCGCACGGTTGCTACGGGGACGGGATATATCGGGCAGTATCCGCCGGAGCTTGCGAAGGTCTATGAGTCGCTGGCTACGTGCCCGGATGAGCTTCTGCTCTTCATGCACCATGTTTCATATGACCATGTTTTGCATAGCGGAAAGACCGCGATTCAGCACGTCTATGACTCGCACTACGATGGCGCGGCTACTGCGGCAACGTATGCTTCACGCTGGCAGACGCTGCATGGGCTTATCGATGAAGATCGTTATCGGCGAACGCTGGCTCTATTTGAGTATCAGGCAGGACACGCTGTTGTCTGGCGCGATGCTGTGAGCGAGTGGTTTCTACATATGTCGGGTATTCCAGATGCGAAGGGGCGTGTGGGACATTATCCCAATCGGATTGAAGCTGAAGCAATGCAGAGTGACGGGTACACGACGGTCGAGGTTACGCCGTGGGAGACGGCTTCTGGCGGAAAGGCCATGGTATGTGATCGCACCGCTGCCTGCACGCTTATGGCAAAGCTTGATAAGCCTGCGGGTATTTACGATATTGCTGTCCAGTATTTTGATATCCATCCGGGGTCTGCGCAGTATGAAGTTCTGCTGAATGGCAGAAGTCTCGCTCATTGGACCGCGGACAATACACTGCCACCGGCTGTTGTGGATAAGAAGCTCGACGGCCACACGAGTACGCGCTTCACGATACCGGATGTTAGCCTTACCCCCGGAGATACACTGATGTTGCGCGGCGTTCCTGACGGCACCGAACCCGCACCTGTTGACTACATCGAGATCACAAAACAATGA
- a CDS encoding ROK family protein, with protein MAKSTVQKTATQVLKAAVRGRHVDLAYVELASSESARDINRDIVLELIRARQPVARADLSRLSGLQPSTVSAIVEQLLSERWITEGAVVRRPRGRRPTLLSLNDELVILVADLRPQQAIVAVVDLNGRFLAREVVPLVSDPERSVGKIIESMRGMRDRHANKTFEGIGISLPGRIHPETQRLILAPNLKWSDYDVKGAIEKGMKLQVELDNAANACLLSELWFGRMDGVRNAVLITVSEGLGTAILANGQIVVGRNGLAGEFGHIPIDPAGPACGCGQRGCWEVFASSSAALRYYKELSPKSRSLVIQELLQLAEEGDATAIEAVSRQAKHLGRGLRLITAGLSPDLILITGDLTTSWPRFGPIVQAGLDSTMLAGTAPRLMVTNDGELSRLRGGAAVVLQRHSGYHRSTH; from the coding sequence ATGGCTAAATCTACGGTTCAAAAAACTGCGACACAGGTTCTAAAGGCCGCTGTGCGTGGAAGACATGTCGATCTGGCCTATGTTGAGCTCGCTTCGAGCGAGAGTGCGCGCGATATCAATCGCGACATTGTCCTTGAGCTGATTCGCGCTCGACAGCCAGTTGCTCGCGCCGATCTGTCGCGGCTCTCTGGTCTGCAGCCGAGTACTGTCTCGGCGATTGTGGAGCAGTTGCTCAGCGAACGGTGGATCACGGAAGGCGCCGTGGTGCGGCGTCCGCGGGGGCGGCGACCGACGCTGCTTTCGTTGAACGATGAGCTGGTCATTCTTGTTGCCGACCTGCGCCCGCAGCAGGCTATCGTTGCGGTAGTCGATCTGAATGGGCGCTTTCTTGCGCGGGAAGTCGTGCCTCTGGTCTCCGATCCGGAGCGCTCTGTGGGCAAGATCATTGAATCGATGCGGGGGATGCGCGACCGTCATGCGAACAAGACGTTCGAGGGTATCGGCATCAGCCTGCCGGGGCGTATTCATCCAGAGACGCAGCGGCTGATCCTTGCGCCGAATTTGAAATGGTCTGACTACGACGTGAAGGGCGCGATCGAAAAAGGGATGAAGTTGCAGGTGGAGTTGGACAATGCCGCGAACGCCTGCCTTCTATCGGAGCTGTGGTTTGGCAGGATGGATGGGGTGCGCAATGCCGTGCTGATTACTGTCTCGGAGGGACTGGGCACGGCGATCCTGGCGAATGGGCAGATCGTTGTGGGCCGCAATGGATTGGCTGGGGAGTTTGGACACATTCCGATTGATCCGGCGGGGCCTGCCTGCGGTTGTGGGCAGCGAGGATGCTGGGAGGTATTCGCATCTTCGTCGGCGGCGCTTCGCTACTATAAGGAACTCTCGCCTAAGAGCCGTTCTCTGGTGATTCAGGAGTTGCTGCAACTTGCGGAAGAGGGCGATGCGACTGCCATTGAAGCGGTCTCGCGTCAGGCGAAGCATCTTGGCCGCGGACTTCGTTTAATCACCGCTGGACTTTCCCCCGATCTGATTTTGATCACCGGCGATCTGACGACATCGTGGCCTCGCTTTGGTCCGATTGTGCAGGCCGGATTAGATAGCACCATGCTCGCAGGCACGGCGCCGCGGCTTATGGTGACCAATGACGGGGAACTGTCTCGTCTGCGCGGTGGAGCAGCGGTCGTGCTGCAACGCCACTCGGGTTATCACCGTTCGACGCATTGA
- a CDS encoding SDR family NAD(P)-dependent oxidoreductase, with protein sequence MFNLAGKCAVVVGGTSGIGKAIALGLASAGADVVASSRSAESVDSVAEILKASGRKTLRVLSDVTDRRSLQELHDAVKSHFGRIDILVNSAGITKRVPTLDCPETLWQSIMNVNLNGTLRACQIFGALMLEQGYGRIINIASLSTFVAFRDVAAYGASKAAVGALTRSLAIEWAEQGVCVNAIAPGIFPTELNRALLDSPRGHELLLRTPMRRFGCVEEVAGAAVFLASDEAVYTTGQILAVDGGYLASGVNQ encoded by the coding sequence ATGTTTAATCTCGCAGGAAAATGCGCGGTGGTTGTTGGGGGAACTTCGGGGATTGGAAAGGCCATTGCCCTGGGTTTGGCCTCCGCAGGCGCCGATGTGGTTGCATCTTCCCGGTCAGCGGAGTCGGTGGATTCTGTGGCGGAGATATTAAAGGCATCGGGACGCAAGACGTTGCGGGTTTTGTCCGATGTTACGGACCGTCGATCTTTGCAGGAATTGCATGATGCCGTGAAGTCGCATTTTGGGCGCATCGATATCCTGGTGAATTCGGCGGGTATCACTAAACGGGTGCCAACTCTCGATTGCCCCGAGACGTTGTGGCAGAGCATCATGAACGTCAACCTGAACGGTACGCTGCGGGCCTGTCAGATCTTTGGAGCATTGATGCTGGAGCAGGGATATGGCCGCATTATTAATATTGCTTCGCTCTCGACGTTCGTCGCCTTTCGCGACGTAGCTGCTTATGGGGCCAGCAAAGCGGCGGTTGGCGCGCTGACTCGCTCGCTTGCGATTGAGTGGGCCGAGCAGGGCGTATGTGTGAATGCAATTGCACCAGGTATCTTCCCCACCGAGCTAAACCGCGCGCTGCTCGATTCACCGCGTGGCCACGAGCTTCTGCTGCGAACGCCGATGAGGCGCTTTGGCTGTGTTGAAGAGGTTGCGGGAGCCGCAGTGTTTCTTGCATCGGATGAGGCTGTTTATACGACGGGGCAGATTCTTGCAGTCGATGGTGGTTATCTTGCCAGTGGAGTGAATCAATAG
- a CDS encoding DNRLRE domain-containing protein, protein MGLAVWLFAAGPAWAVEATLVADAHVNSALPGVNSGAISNLNVGAGYTSLLQFDLGMLPAGTTAGQVSRAVLRLYCNRVDAAGQVSVRLVNGAWGEYSVTYATVPSLGSAAQVVPVDAAGVYVTVDVTSLVQGWITAPATNNGLALTADAAGVQFDSKENDLTGHAAVLDVTLATAGPAGAVGPVGPIGLTGPAGPTGAAGATGLQGVGGPTGVKGDTGATGPVGSTGTAGPVGPQGLQGLQGIAGPTGAAGSVGATGSAGATGPAGTTGSTGPAGPAGMLFRESYSSSVNYAVNDAVSYQGSSYISAAAANHGNTPGTNPAYWSVLAAQGAAGAQGPDGATGATGPQGAAGPQGLPGAAGAAGTVGMKYRGAWGLGVSYQANDAAFFGGSTYLAQASNAGMEPDQYPAVWAVLAQKGDAGPSGPAGAAATVSVGTVTTGAAGSMATVSNSGTAAAAVLNFTIPQGAAGANGTGGGTGGASGALSGSMYHSVSFNNIYYSVSNTNAGGSEDASTLTWVPAGCTATTLSVYSQQLNAITVMVRQGTPGNMADTSLSCKAVSGGSCSVTGSVAVAAGDFVDFEVSGANGTAGAVWMALACN, encoded by the coding sequence GTGGGGTTGGCAGTTTGGCTCTTCGCTGCGGGACCAGCGTGGGCGGTAGAGGCGACCTTGGTGGCAGATGCGCATGTGAACAGCGCACTGCCCGGAGTCAATAGCGGGGCAATCTCAAATTTGAATGTGGGCGCCGGGTATACCTCCCTGTTGCAGTTTGACCTGGGTATGCTTCCTGCGGGTACGACGGCCGGGCAGGTGTCGCGAGCGGTACTTCGCCTGTATTGCAATCGAGTGGACGCGGCGGGGCAGGTGAGCGTGCGTTTGGTGAACGGAGCGTGGGGCGAGTACAGCGTGACGTATGCGACCGTGCCTTCGCTGGGGAGCGCAGCGCAGGTCGTTCCGGTGGATGCGGCGGGTGTTTATGTCACTGTGGACGTGACGTCTCTGGTGCAGGGATGGATTACCGCCCCGGCGACAAACAATGGCCTGGCATTGACGGCGGATGCTGCGGGAGTGCAGTTCGATAGCAAGGAAAATGATCTGACTGGCCATGCGGCGGTGTTGGATGTGACTTTGGCTACGGCTGGACCCGCCGGAGCTGTGGGGCCAGTCGGGCCTATTGGGCTGACAGGGCCTGCTGGACCGACCGGGGCTGCGGGCGCTACTGGCTTGCAAGGAGTGGGCGGGCCTACTGGAGTTAAGGGAGATACGGGCGCGACGGGGCCAGTTGGTTCGACGGGAACTGCAGGGCCAGTTGGGCCGCAAGGGCTTCAGGGGCTGCAAGGTATTGCCGGACCTACGGGTGCTGCGGGTTCCGTGGGCGCCACAGGATCAGCAGGAGCCACTGGACCTGCTGGTACGACCGGATCGACTGGGCCAGCAGGACCGGCAGGAATGTTGTTTCGCGAGAGCTATTCGTCGAGTGTGAACTACGCGGTGAATGATGCTGTGAGCTATCAGGGGTCGAGTTATATATCGGCAGCCGCGGCCAATCATGGAAATACTCCGGGGACGAATCCGGCTTACTGGAGTGTGCTGGCGGCGCAGGGTGCGGCAGGTGCGCAGGGGCCTGACGGAGCCACCGGAGCCACTGGACCGCAAGGTGCTGCCGGGCCGCAGGGGCTGCCGGGTGCTGCGGGCGCTGCCGGAACGGTTGGGATGAAATATCGCGGGGCTTGGGGTTTGGGTGTGAGCTATCAGGCCAATGATGCGGCATTTTTTGGAGGGAGCACGTATCTGGCGCAGGCGAGCAACGCCGGGATGGAGCCGGATCAGTATCCTGCGGTGTGGGCGGTGCTGGCGCAGAAGGGAGATGCAGGGCCGAGTGGGCCGGCGGGTGCCGCTGCGACGGTGAGTGTGGGGACGGTGACGACCGGCGCGGCAGGCTCGATGGCGACTGTGTCGAATAGTGGGACAGCAGCGGCGGCAGTGTTGAACTTTACCATTCCACAGGGCGCGGCTGGAGCGAATGGGACGGGCGGAGGAACGGGTGGCGCCTCCGGGGCGTTGTCGGGTTCGATGTATCACTCGGTCTCGTTCAACAATATCTACTATTCGGTGAGCAACACGAATGCGGGTGGGAGTGAAGATGCTTCGACGCTGACGTGGGTTCCGGCGGGATGTACGGCGACCACGCTGAGCGTTTATTCGCAGCAGTTGAACGCAATCACTGTGATGGTTCGGCAGGGAACTCCGGGGAACATGGCGGACACCTCGTTGAGTTGCAAGGCGGTTTCGGGTGGCTCTTGTTCCGTGACAGGGAGCGTGGCGGTGGCGGCGGGAGACTTTGTGGACTTTGAAGTAAGCGGTGCGAATGGAACGGCAGGGGCTGTGTGGATGGCATTAGCCTGTAACTGA
- the pgm gene encoding phosphoglucomutase (alpha-D-glucose-1,6-bisphosphate-dependent) has protein sequence MNTAPANQPGQLPLPATLVNIPHLITAYYSLHPDPAVSTQRVAFGTSGHRGSSFSASFNDDHIAAITQAIVEYRASQHTLGPLFLAKDTHALSEPAFATALEVLAANGIEVMIDEHLDYTPTPVLSHAILTYNQNPKLHRADGIVITPSHNPPEDGGFKYNPPSGGPADTTATKWIENRANELIANGLKGVKRISYFRALSADKTYRHDYITAYVNDLGSVIDFEVLRGTTLKLAVDPLGGAGVHYWPRIAEQYKLPLEILNPNVDPTFRFMTCDWDGRIRMDCSSPFAMASMIANRSKYDVAFAADTDHDRHGIVTRTTGLLNPNHYLAVSIQYLFTHRPDWSEKVGIGKTLVSSSIIDRVAKGLNRPMLEVPVGFKWFVDGLIDGSLGFVGEESAGATFLRRNAKVWTTDKDGLIPGLLSAEMTAVTGKDPGELYRELTQKYGDPIYQRIDAAATKEQKAKLGKLSPSQVTAKELAGEPITAILTEAPGNHAPIGGLKVTTENGWFAARPSGTEDVYKIYAESFKGEAHLKQIQTEAQHLVNTAIA, from the coding sequence ATGAACACAGCCCCAGCCAATCAGCCCGGTCAGCTCCCCCTCCCTGCAACGCTGGTCAATATTCCCCACCTCATCACCGCCTATTACTCCCTCCATCCCGACCCCGCCGTTTCGACGCAGCGTGTGGCTTTTGGAACATCGGGGCATCGCGGCAGCTCCTTCAGTGCCTCCTTCAACGACGATCACATCGCCGCCATCACCCAGGCTATCGTCGAGTACCGCGCCTCCCAGCACACCCTCGGCCCGCTCTTCCTCGCCAAAGACACCCACGCTCTCTCCGAGCCTGCCTTCGCCACCGCGCTCGAAGTCCTCGCCGCCAACGGCATCGAGGTCATGATCGACGAGCACCTCGACTACACGCCCACCCCCGTCCTCTCGCACGCCATCCTCACTTATAACCAGAACCCCAAGCTCCACCGCGCCGACGGCATCGTCATCACTCCCTCGCACAATCCTCCCGAGGATGGTGGCTTCAAGTACAACCCACCCTCCGGCGGTCCCGCCGACACCACTGCCACCAAGTGGATCGAGAACCGCGCCAATGAACTCATCGCCAACGGCCTCAAAGGCGTAAAGCGCATCTCCTACTTCCGCGCTTTATCCGCAGACAAGACCTACCGCCACGACTACATCACCGCCTACGTCAACGACCTCGGCAGCGTCATCGACTTCGAAGTCCTCCGCGGCACCACCCTCAAGCTCGCCGTCGACCCGCTCGGTGGAGCCGGAGTCCACTACTGGCCGCGCATCGCCGAGCAGTACAAGCTCCCCCTCGAAATCCTCAATCCCAACGTCGATCCCACCTTCCGCTTCATGACCTGCGATTGGGACGGCCGTATCCGCATGGACTGCTCCAGCCCCTTCGCCATGGCCAGCATGATCGCCAACAGATCGAAGTACGACGTAGCCTTCGCCGCCGACACCGACCACGACCGCCACGGCATCGTCACCCGCACTACTGGCCTGCTCAATCCCAACCACTACCTCGCCGTCTCGATCCAGTACCTCTTCACCCACCGGCCCGATTGGTCGGAGAAAGTCGGCATCGGCAAAACCCTGGTCTCGTCCAGCATCATCGACCGCGTAGCCAAGGGCCTCAACCGCCCCATGCTCGAAGTCCCCGTAGGCTTCAAGTGGTTCGTAGACGGCCTCATCGACGGGTCGCTCGGCTTTGTAGGAGAAGAGTCCGCCGGAGCCACTTTCCTCCGTCGCAACGCCAAAGTCTGGACCACCGACAAAGACGGCCTCATTCCCGGCCTGCTTAGTGCAGAGATGACCGCCGTCACCGGCAAAGATCCCGGCGAACTCTATCGCGAACTCACGCAGAAATACGGCGACCCCATCTACCAGCGCATCGACGCCGCCGCAACCAAAGAGCAGAAGGCCAAGCTAGGAAAACTCTCCCCCTCGCAGGTCACTGCCAAAGAGCTAGCCGGAGAGCCCATCACCGCCATCCTCACCGAAGCTCCCGGCAACCACGCACCCATTGGTGGCCTCAAGGTCACAACCGAGAACGGCTGGTTCGCCGCCCGCCCCTCCGGCACCGAAGACGTCTACAAGATCTACGCCGAATCCTTCAAAGGCGAAGCCCACCTAAAACAAATCCAAACCGAAGCCCAACACCTCGTCAACACAGCCATCGCCTGA
- a CDS encoding SLC13 family permease, translating to MSPAHVAIWIISAISIALMLLHPRDLPEAWWIGTGAAALVIFRLIPLHLAVHAIAEGSDVYLFLAGMMLLAQLAHMHGVFNWLATIAIQHARGSRTRLFTLIYIVGTFVTIFLSNDATAVVLTPAVLAATRKSKVEPLPYLFICAFIANAASFVLPISNPANLVVFHTGMPPLAQWLRIFLLASIFSIVATYLTLRWYCRKDLNGIIESTDEAPHLTEAGRLTLIGIAIVAAVLLTVSAMGKDLGLPTCISAILIATVISIRERTQPSAILSEISWSVLPLVAGLFIMVEAINTAGALHLSQTALETLQHVPPIAASMAAAFGTGIGTNLINNLPLGLIAAASIHAAHVTGALRSVILVAIDLGPNLSVTGSLATILWLIAIRKEGLNVSAWKFLKAGCIIMPPALALATIAVALFTR from the coding sequence TTGTCTCCAGCCCACGTCGCCATCTGGATCATCTCCGCCATCAGCATCGCGCTGATGTTGCTCCACCCGCGCGATCTCCCCGAAGCCTGGTGGATCGGCACCGGCGCAGCGGCTCTCGTAATCTTCCGCCTGATCCCCCTGCACCTCGCCGTCCACGCCATCGCCGAAGGCAGCGACGTCTATCTCTTCCTCGCTGGCATGATGTTGCTGGCCCAACTCGCCCACATGCACGGTGTCTTCAACTGGCTTGCGACCATCGCCATCCAGCACGCCCGAGGTTCACGCACCCGCCTCTTCACTCTCATCTATATCGTTGGCACCTTCGTCACCATCTTTCTCTCCAACGACGCCACCGCCGTCGTCCTCACTCCAGCCGTCCTCGCCGCCACCAGAAAATCAAAGGTCGAGCCGCTTCCCTACCTCTTCATCTGCGCCTTCATCGCCAACGCCGCCAGCTTCGTCCTCCCCATCTCGAACCCAGCCAACCTCGTCGTCTTCCACACCGGAATGCCACCGCTGGCCCAATGGCTGCGCATCTTCCTCCTCGCCTCCATCTTTTCCATCGTGGCCACCTACCTCACACTCCGCTGGTATTGCCGTAAAGACCTCAACGGCATCATCGAAAGTACCGACGAAGCACCACACCTCACCGAAGCCGGAAGACTAACCCTCATCGGCATAGCCATTGTCGCCGCCGTTCTCCTCACAGTCTCTGCAATGGGCAAAGACCTCGGCCTCCCCACCTGCATTTCGGCAATCCTCATCGCCACAGTCATCTCCATCCGCGAACGAACCCAGCCATCAGCGATCCTCTCCGAGATCTCCTGGAGCGTTCTCCCCTTAGTCGCTGGCCTCTTCATCATGGTCGAAGCCATCAACACCGCCGGAGCGCTTCACCTCTCGCAGACAGCCCTCGAAACCCTGCAACACGTGCCTCCCATCGCGGCATCCATGGCAGCAGCCTTCGGCACCGGCATCGGCACCAACCTCATCAACAATCTGCCACTCGGCCTCATCGCCGCAGCCAGCATTCACGCCGCACACGTCACCGGAGCTCTCCGAAGCGTCATTCTCGTAGCCATCGACCTCGGACCCAACCTCTCCGTCACCGGTTCCCTCGCAACAATTCTCTGGCTCATCGCCATTCGCAAAGAAGGCCTGAACGTAAGCGCATGGAAGTTTCTCAAGGCGGGCTGCATCATCATGCCTCCGGCACTGGCACTCGCCACGATAGCCGTCGCCCTCTTCACCCGCTGA
- a CDS encoding rhodanese-like domain-containing protein: protein MLEPEITAEDFIQQRQQPNPPILLDVREPWEFQTASLPDSLLMPMGEVTSRAHQELDPDAHIVVLCHHGARSLSVTMWLRNQGFDNAQSLAGGIDHWSRTIDPTVPLY, encoded by the coding sequence ATGCTAGAACCCGAGATCACAGCCGAAGACTTCATCCAGCAACGCCAGCAACCCAACCCACCCATTCTGCTCGATGTCCGCGAGCCGTGGGAGTTCCAGACCGCAAGCCTGCCCGACAGCCTTCTGATGCCCATGGGCGAAGTCACCTCTCGCGCCCATCAGGAGCTCGACCCCGACGCCCACATCGTCGTGCTCTGCCATCATGGAGCGCGTTCGCTCTCTGTCACCATGTGGCTGCGCAACCAGGGCTTCGATAACGCACAATCTCTCGCCGGCGGCATCGACCACTGGTCCCGCACCATCGACCCGACCGTCCCTCTCTACTAA